A genomic window from Cutibacterium acnes includes:
- a CDS encoding DEAD/DEAH box helicase, translated as MSELVPPKQAAKLQNALLDYLTTTFALSDADAQRALDEFLRDPDEGIFKGPYLRTRMPFAPAPRYSADELEWMPENFTPYGHQARAFTRLNSALGRPRPTLVTTGTGSGKTEAFLLPVLDHVIRARRNGVTGVKGLILYPMNALANDQAQRLAHLISTDKQLAEVTAAIYTGENGATRTIVSKDGLITDRTVIRDDAPDILLTNYKMLDQLLLRHEDQHIWQQSAESLQYLVLDEFHTYDGAQGTDVAMLLRRLGLALKSYWPERGSKADTHTTEEWDRPLGKITPVGTSATLGTTPDISKTANQSSSGERSGDMAAFATTVFGEPFDTSCVVTEFRKTIDEWAGDAQKRLWDREIEPRTINALIVNDLVNAVTHRPSDEVCATLLTSLYEGAEGLTDRDDLVLLAKGHPFIRQFLEATTEAIHVRDLADRLLPGTSHENDPRVTFLLELLGALGHLRALPDRDMPSTETHLWIRELSRIDRDVSTATHFRWSDDGTVLGQTTDDGTEPEVVALPAVYCRRCGRSGWGVQLASTGNNLSENNDSIRRTHAAHDGRFRALLSAPREGASAVDTGEATASLRWFDTVNRCLDHHIPDADSPKYRNGVLLPVLTQVGNDADEDAKDDVCPSCGAKDAIRFQGAAIATLLSVCLSTLFGSDDFDEKKALVFTDSVQDAAHRAGFISSRSHALTLRTILRGAIGEEYATIPQLIQGVLDQAGDDQFKRYRLLPTELAEQKNFRDFWRSARYRKVPKKTLSQVRNRVAFDAILELGLQSRYGRTLEQTGSICVEVNAGTPAQMAAIGRSALGHSEDDLVATLASLTDDQVVSWVRGILERIRIQGGINHPWLHTYLEDDGARWHLWGGRKEPGMPAFPYTRSAPAFPRVGGQHVQHQQLDNVTDGQSWYARWTGRVLGVSAGHGARLVRSLLECLHRGSVLEGTATKAQATVYAIPNERIMVRATRDEELRDSTILLRCDLCQAVHPGSPATVRQLTDAPCLNGNCSGHLTPAPMAPDNFYRTFYSAGDPRRIVAREHTSMLTDKRRLKYENGFKDGSEDPSAPNVLVATPTLEMGIDIGDLSTVFLSSLPHSVANYVQRVGRAGRATGSALDVTMVRGRGEHLPRLGDPASMINGQVRPPATYLSAVEILRRQYLAHLGDELARDPDAAHPLTSSAAMNGGNGGFLACLVDYAEAHADEHLDRFLSTFASLRTDSIENIRTWACPANGPRTSGLAQQVFAAAGRWSRTLEELRHRRETIKASLPELLQKANIPNAGNDDIQAAKEAETTIEWIGKLLGKANQAYWIATLEEYGLFPNYTLVDDSVKLHVNLSWYDPDKEKYRSKASSFSRGSAAALRDFAPGATFYAMGHAITIDAIDFGRDSDSIRTWAVCPTCGYIVDLELAGNAPAQCPRCHRQGISDIGQHLKVVELTRASAAIKRDESRIDDTHEERTQASFAVAPAADIDPSHIRNEWYVQHTEFGAQYLDRMDLRWINLGKETPSAPSQHVAGVRYHAPLFRICEGCGHLDRTTGTNDPSEHRPWCRYRNKLDEHVRTVALTRSLTTQAVVLPLPRWMVAGDVFALPSLRAALLLGLREQFGGTPNHLGVMPIKEPVGGGTRDALLLHDLVPGGTGYLAGFNDPQKVWDALRHAFQIVRDCPCKDEERLACHRCLLPLAPAHEVQHVSRAKAEDCLKVLMGLVDDDEPEAQMTWKVTTKAPSTNPSDESYLESRFRESFITLAHNLHARISQSYGPGGNVINVSIGKAKYTLQPQLPMHGCKPDFVLRGGDRPDLAIFTDGETFHATPAHNRVRDDAKKRAALRSAGIEVLAVTLTDVKAFDSRQIPVPPRWFNSSASSMLIGTYNYTSDAVRAVTGGPFALLEYWMSGKSLDALEGFASAIPFFFSTGEPDDHVDPSIPADNLQQRGLPKDRTAPVWWSQNGPLSIRTRLRASSPRPATDVCVVLDDDAVSSPDFSHAWHQWLALSNALILRRPPDQTVIRGTQPLEESPAEPTHSVGTIDITQTPWPTVIENLGSSLATPELPGLLEDLAAQGVSEPTAGEEIGSEGIMVDLAWPESRIAVIFAPEPDHEDLLAEDGWTLVPPTAHDITMALANTTEGEGHHG; from the coding sequence ATGAGTGAACTCGTCCCCCCGAAGCAGGCGGCCAAGCTCCAGAACGCCCTACTGGACTACCTCACGACAACCTTTGCCCTGTCCGACGCCGATGCCCAACGCGCCCTCGATGAGTTCTTGCGCGACCCTGATGAGGGCATCTTTAAAGGGCCTTACCTGCGTACCCGGATGCCCTTCGCACCGGCCCCAAGGTACTCCGCCGACGAACTCGAGTGGATGCCCGAAAACTTCACCCCGTACGGACACCAGGCCAGAGCCTTCACCCGCCTCAACTCCGCGCTAGGACGCCCGCGACCGACTCTCGTCACCACCGGCACCGGTTCAGGCAAAACCGAAGCCTTCCTGCTGCCGGTCCTCGACCACGTTATCCGAGCCCGCCGCAACGGAGTCACCGGCGTTAAAGGGCTCATCCTCTACCCTATGAATGCCTTGGCCAACGACCAGGCTCAGCGTCTCGCCCACCTCATCTCGACTGACAAGCAGCTGGCCGAGGTCACCGCCGCGATCTACACCGGTGAGAACGGAGCAACCCGCACCATCGTCAGCAAGGACGGTCTCATCACCGATCGCACCGTCATCCGCGACGACGCCCCCGACATCCTGCTCACCAACTATAAAATGCTCGACCAGCTCCTGCTGCGTCACGAGGACCAGCACATCTGGCAGCAGTCGGCCGAGTCACTGCAATACCTCGTCCTGGACGAGTTCCACACCTACGACGGCGCCCAGGGTACCGACGTCGCCATGTTGCTGCGTCGGCTCGGCCTAGCCCTAAAGTCGTACTGGCCAGAGCGCGGTAGCAAGGCTGACACGCACACCACCGAGGAGTGGGACCGTCCACTTGGCAAGATCACCCCCGTCGGCACCTCAGCGACCCTGGGCACCACTCCTGACATCTCTAAAACCGCGAACCAGAGCTCCTCCGGGGAGCGTTCCGGCGATATGGCCGCCTTCGCCACTACGGTCTTCGGTGAACCCTTTGATACCAGCTGCGTCGTCACCGAGTTCCGCAAAACCATCGACGAGTGGGCCGGTGACGCACAGAAGCGCCTATGGGATCGAGAAATCGAACCACGCACCATCAACGCCCTCATCGTTAACGACCTCGTCAACGCCGTCACCCACCGCCCCTCCGATGAGGTGTGCGCGACCCTGCTCACCAGTCTGTACGAGGGAGCCGAGGGCTTGACCGACCGCGATGACCTCGTCCTACTCGCCAAAGGCCACCCCTTCATCCGGCAATTCTTGGAAGCCACCACCGAGGCCATCCATGTCCGCGACCTCGCTGACCGGCTGCTCCCGGGAACCTCACACGAAAACGACCCACGCGTCACCTTCCTGCTGGAGCTACTGGGAGCCCTCGGACACCTGCGTGCATTGCCCGACCGTGACATGCCGAGCACCGAAACCCACCTGTGGATTCGCGAGCTGAGCCGCATCGACCGCGACGTGTCGACTGCCACCCACTTTCGTTGGAGCGACGACGGCACCGTGCTAGGTCAGACGACCGACGATGGCACCGAGCCTGAGGTTGTTGCCCTGCCAGCGGTCTACTGCCGTCGTTGCGGCCGCAGCGGATGGGGAGTCCAGCTCGCCAGCACCGGCAATAACCTCAGCGAGAACAACGACAGCATCCGACGGACCCACGCGGCACACGACGGTCGCTTCCGAGCCTTGCTTTCGGCCCCTCGAGAGGGAGCCAGCGCGGTCGACACCGGCGAGGCGACAGCTTCCTTACGCTGGTTCGACACCGTCAACAGGTGTCTAGATCACCACATCCCCGACGCCGACAGCCCCAAGTACCGCAACGGCGTCCTACTACCCGTCCTCACCCAGGTGGGCAACGACGCCGACGAAGACGCCAAAGACGACGTCTGCCCGAGCTGCGGCGCCAAGGACGCCATCCGCTTCCAAGGAGCGGCCATCGCAACCCTGTTGTCGGTATGCCTGTCTACCCTGTTCGGCAGCGATGACTTTGATGAGAAGAAGGCACTCGTCTTTACCGACTCGGTCCAGGACGCCGCCCACCGCGCTGGATTCATCTCGTCGCGCTCCCACGCCCTGACCCTGCGCACCATTCTCCGCGGTGCCATCGGTGAAGAGTACGCCACAATTCCCCAGCTGATCCAGGGCGTGCTGGACCAAGCTGGCGACGATCAGTTCAAGCGCTACCGGCTGTTGCCCACCGAACTCGCCGAACAGAAGAATTTCAGGGACTTCTGGCGCTCAGCCCGCTACCGGAAGGTTCCGAAGAAGACTCTCAGCCAAGTCCGTAACCGCGTCGCCTTCGACGCTATCCTCGAGCTTGGCCTGCAGAGCCGGTACGGGCGTACCCTGGAACAGACCGGTTCGATCTGCGTCGAGGTGAACGCCGGAACCCCCGCCCAAATGGCTGCCATCGGTCGCAGCGCCCTGGGACACAGCGAGGACGACTTAGTCGCTACCCTGGCAAGCCTCACCGACGACCAGGTGGTGTCCTGGGTCCGTGGGATTCTCGAGCGCATCCGCATCCAGGGTGGTATCAACCATCCGTGGCTGCACACCTACCTGGAAGACGACGGTGCGCGGTGGCACCTGTGGGGAGGCCGCAAAGAACCCGGGATGCCCGCCTTCCCGTACACCCGTTCCGCCCCAGCTTTCCCACGCGTCGGTGGCCAGCACGTCCAGCACCAGCAGCTCGACAATGTCACCGACGGCCAGAGTTGGTACGCCCGGTGGACTGGACGGGTTCTTGGCGTGTCTGCTGGTCATGGGGCCCGGTTGGTGAGGTCGCTGCTGGAGTGCCTGCACCGCGGCAGCGTCCTGGAAGGGACAGCGACCAAGGCGCAGGCGACCGTCTACGCGATACCCAACGAGAGGATCATGGTGCGGGCGACCCGCGACGAAGAATTGCGCGACTCCACCATCTTACTGCGCTGCGACCTGTGTCAGGCGGTACATCCGGGCAGCCCCGCCACCGTGCGTCAGCTCACAGACGCGCCGTGTCTCAACGGGAATTGCAGCGGGCACTTGACCCCCGCGCCGATGGCGCCGGACAACTTTTATCGCACCTTCTACAGTGCTGGGGACCCGCGCCGCATCGTCGCCCGCGAGCATACCTCGATGCTCACGGACAAGCGACGGCTGAAGTACGAGAATGGATTCAAGGACGGCTCAGAGGACCCCTCGGCTCCAAACGTCCTCGTCGCCACGCCCACCCTTGAGATGGGTATCGACATCGGTGACCTATCAACGGTGTTTTTGTCGTCGCTGCCGCATAGCGTCGCCAACTACGTTCAGCGGGTTGGCCGAGCTGGCCGAGCGACGGGGAGCGCCCTCGACGTCACCATGGTCAGGGGTCGTGGCGAGCACCTCCCCCGGCTGGGCGACCCCGCGTCGATGATCAACGGCCAGGTTCGTCCTCCGGCCACTTACCTCAGCGCCGTGGAGATACTGCGGCGACAATACTTGGCGCACTTGGGCGACGAGCTGGCTCGCGATCCCGACGCTGCCCATCCGCTTACCTCAAGTGCCGCCATGAACGGGGGGAACGGTGGCTTCCTGGCCTGCCTCGTCGACTATGCCGAGGCCCACGCCGACGAGCACCTGGACCGCTTCTTGTCCACTTTTGCGTCCCTGCGCACCGACTCCATCGAGAACATTCGTACCTGGGCCTGCCCGGCCAATGGCCCTCGCACCAGCGGGCTCGCCCAGCAGGTGTTCGCCGCTGCCGGCCGATGGTCGCGCACCCTAGAGGAACTGAGGCATCGACGCGAGACCATTAAGGCGAGCCTGCCCGAACTCCTTCAGAAAGCGAACATCCCCAACGCTGGAAACGACGACATCCAAGCGGCCAAGGAGGCCGAGACGACGATCGAGTGGATCGGAAAGCTCCTTGGCAAGGCAAACCAGGCGTACTGGATCGCGACCCTCGAAGAGTACGGACTCTTCCCCAACTACACCCTCGTCGACGACTCCGTGAAACTCCACGTGAATCTGAGTTGGTACGACCCAGACAAAGAGAAATACCGGAGCAAGGCGTCCTCCTTCTCGCGTGGAAGTGCCGCAGCCCTGCGAGATTTCGCTCCCGGAGCCACCTTCTATGCCATGGGCCACGCCATTACTATTGACGCAATCGATTTCGGTCGTGATAGTGACTCCATCCGCACCTGGGCGGTCTGCCCCACCTGCGGATACATCGTCGATCTAGAGCTCGCAGGGAACGCCCCGGCGCAGTGCCCGCGATGCCATCGCCAAGGTATTAGCGACATCGGGCAGCACCTCAAAGTCGTCGAACTGACACGCGCCTCGGCAGCCATCAAGCGCGACGAGTCACGCATCGACGACACCCATGAAGAACGCACCCAGGCGAGCTTCGCTGTCGCACCGGCAGCCGACATCGACCCCTCACATATCCGCAACGAGTGGTACGTGCAGCACACCGAGTTTGGCGCTCAATATCTCGACCGAATGGACCTGCGCTGGATTAATTTGGGTAAAGAGACTCCCAGCGCCCCAAGCCAACATGTGGCCGGCGTCCGATACCACGCTCCCCTCTTCCGCATCTGCGAAGGCTGCGGACACCTCGACCGCACCACCGGGACCAACGACCCTTCCGAGCACCGGCCATGGTGCCGCTACCGTAACAAACTCGACGAGCACGTGCGCACAGTCGCGCTCACCAGATCGCTCACCACTCAGGCCGTCGTCCTGCCGTTGCCGCGCTGGATGGTCGCGGGTGACGTGTTCGCATTGCCGAGCCTACGCGCAGCCCTCCTTCTCGGACTGCGCGAACAGTTTGGCGGAACCCCCAACCATCTGGGCGTCATGCCTATTAAAGAGCCTGTTGGCGGTGGAACCCGCGATGCGCTGCTGCTGCACGACCTCGTCCCGGGCGGGACCGGCTACCTAGCAGGGTTCAACGACCCCCAGAAGGTGTGGGACGCTCTACGGCACGCCTTCCAGATTGTGCGCGACTGCCCCTGCAAGGACGAAGAACGACTCGCCTGCCACCGCTGCCTGCTGCCGCTGGCCCCCGCCCACGAAGTGCAACACGTGTCACGCGCCAAAGCCGAAGACTGCCTCAAGGTTCTCATGGGTCTGGTCGACGATGACGAGCCTGAAGCCCAGATGACCTGGAAAGTCACCACCAAGGCCCCCAGCACCAATCCCAGTGATGAGTCCTATTTGGAGTCGCGTTTCCGGGAGTCCTTCATAACCCTCGCGCACAACCTTCACGCTCGGATATCCCAGAGCTATGGCCCCGGCGGCAACGTCATCAACGTGAGCATCGGAAAGGCGAAGTACACCCTCCAACCTCAGCTCCCCATGCACGGTTGCAAGCCCGATTTCGTCCTGCGCGGTGGCGACCGCCCAGATTTGGCGATCTTCACCGACGGGGAGACCTTCCACGCGACCCCGGCGCACAACCGAGTGCGCGACGACGCCAAGAAACGCGCTGCGCTCCGAAGCGCCGGAATTGAGGTACTGGCAGTCACTCTGACCGACGTCAAGGCCTTCGACTCCAGACAAATCCCGGTCCCGCCCAGATGGTTCAACTCCTCAGCATCGTCGATGCTAATCGGCACGTACAACTACACGTCCGATGCCGTGCGGGCTGTCACCGGTGGCCCGTTTGCGCTCTTGGAATACTGGATGAGCGGGAAATCGCTGGACGCTTTGGAAGGATTCGCCTCGGCTATTCCGTTCTTCTTCTCAACTGGCGAGCCAGACGACCACGTCGATCCATCCATTCCTGCAGATAACCTGCAACAGAGGGGTTTACCCAAGGACAGGACAGCACCCGTCTGGTGGAGTCAGAACGGCCCCTTGAGCATTCGGACCCGACTACGAGCGAGCAGCCCCCGTCCAGCTACCGACGTCTGCGTTGTCCTTGACGACGACGCCGTCAGCAGTCCCGACTTCTCGCATGCATGGCACCAGTGGCTAGCGCTGAGCAATGCTCTCATACTTCGACGCCCGCCGGACCAGACGGTGATCCGCGGCACGCAGCCCCTCGAGGAGAGCCCAGCTGAGCCAACACACAGCGTGGGTACGATCGACATCACCCAGACCCCATGGCCCACCGTCATCGAAAACCTTGGCTCCTCGCTGGCCACACCCGAGCTTCCCGGGCTGCTGGAGGACCTCGCTGCACAGGGGGTATCTGAGCCAACGGCCGGCGAGGAGATCGGTTCGGAGGGCATCATGGTTGACTTGGCATGGCCTGAGTCGCGCATAGCAGTAATCTTTGCACCAGAGCCCGACCACGAAGACTTGCTGGCCGAGGACGGATGGACACTGGTGCCGCCGACAGCACACGACATCACGATGGCGTTAGCCAACACGACCGAAGGGGAAGGACACCATGGCTGA
- a CDS encoding 3'-5' exonuclease, translating into MAESTIIMSKQALKLDGSLKPKAFTFLEKLTTDDTAPGLHIEPVKKCRDSRVRTGRVDQQYRAVLFKLTGEDGNRRYVLEGFYNHDEAYDVAPRVELAINPFNGIPEIKRAEPSIDTPNPTASAPTARKPAAPVQETATPVITADRADMLSLGLDANLVDTALALTSEDAVLNMAASLSGWQEAALVGLASGMTPEQVRQELLESPEELPEPSKKQHGHAASPREPDVELLESLRSPAAAMEFATIEGVDELRRVIEDGDFGAWRVFLHPTQRRFVNGRWNGPFCLGGGAGTGKTVVILHRAVSLARENPGARIIITTFTKNLAHELSASLESLDPALPRASALGQPGVYVIGIDALANAVVREAGADVAEAAEGVLGAPRTDLSRRTSQWLWRDVLDHAGPEVPERLAHHRLLETEYEQVILPQNITTREEYLRARRPGRGFRLNRRDRDAVWTLVKKYRDDSRISGTISFPEAAAIAAQYLTRHSPLADHVLVDEGQDLTPAHWRLIRSLVPEGPNDIFIAEDSHQRIYGHRLVLSRYGIMTRGRSRRLTLNYRTTAQILRWSTHVLEGGFYVDLDGDDDDKLSGYRSARRGPDVIAHPCTTITEEFDYLAKVVGQWAKDRQSETTAVLVRDRSQRERVVDALHERGVQTRAVGHGSIPPGAPVVMTMHRAKGIEFSKVFLFGVSSRSIPMGIKDYDFDKDEGDQALLRERSLLYVAASRARDELVVSWTDQPSPLLSASVSSVAASTS; encoded by the coding sequence ATGGCTGAGTCGACGATCATCATGTCGAAGCAGGCGCTCAAGCTCGACGGATCCCTCAAGCCCAAGGCGTTTACCTTCCTCGAGAAACTCACCACTGATGACACGGCGCCCGGCTTGCACATCGAACCGGTAAAGAAGTGCCGCGACAGCAGGGTGCGGACCGGTCGTGTCGACCAGCAATATCGCGCCGTATTGTTCAAGCTCACCGGCGAGGACGGCAACCGCCGCTACGTCCTCGAAGGCTTTTACAACCACGACGAGGCTTACGACGTCGCCCCACGCGTTGAACTCGCCATCAACCCTTTCAACGGAATTCCCGAGATCAAGCGAGCCGAACCGTCCATCGACACCCCCAACCCGACCGCCAGCGCCCCTACCGCGCGCAAACCGGCCGCCCCCGTGCAGGAGACCGCCACTCCAGTCATCACCGCCGACCGAGCAGACATGCTGTCTCTCGGCCTTGACGCCAACCTCGTCGATACCGCGCTCGCCCTGACCAGTGAAGACGCCGTACTCAACATGGCAGCGTCGCTCAGCGGGTGGCAGGAGGCAGCACTTGTCGGCCTGGCCTCCGGGATGACGCCAGAGCAGGTGCGCCAAGAACTGCTCGAATCCCCCGAGGAGTTGCCCGAACCATCCAAGAAGCAGCATGGCCACGCTGCGAGCCCTCGCGAACCCGACGTCGAGCTACTCGAGAGCCTACGCAGCCCCGCAGCAGCCATGGAGTTCGCCACAATCGAAGGGGTCGACGAGCTGCGAAGAGTCATCGAGGATGGAGACTTCGGCGCCTGGCGGGTGTTCCTGCACCCGACGCAGCGCCGCTTCGTCAACGGTAGGTGGAACGGGCCGTTCTGTCTGGGCGGAGGAGCCGGAACCGGAAAGACCGTCGTCATCCTTCACCGGGCGGTGTCTCTGGCACGGGAGAATCCGGGAGCCCGGATCATTATCACGACGTTCACAAAGAACCTCGCCCATGAGCTGTCCGCGAGTCTGGAGTCGCTCGACCCCGCCCTACCACGGGCGTCCGCGCTGGGACAGCCAGGTGTGTACGTCATCGGTATTGATGCCTTGGCCAACGCTGTTGTCCGGGAGGCCGGAGCCGATGTCGCCGAAGCCGCCGAAGGCGTCCTGGGAGCCCCACGCACCGATTTGTCCCGGCGCACCTCCCAGTGGCTTTGGCGCGATGTCCTCGACCACGCCGGACCAGAGGTACCCGAGCGGCTAGCTCACCACCGCCTACTCGAAACCGAGTACGAGCAAGTCATCCTGCCGCAAAACATCACGACGCGAGAGGAGTATCTGCGAGCACGCCGCCCAGGGCGAGGGTTCCGGCTCAATCGCCGCGATCGTGATGCCGTGTGGACGCTTGTCAAAAAGTACCGAGACGACTCTCGCATCAGCGGCACGATCTCGTTCCCCGAGGCAGCCGCCATCGCCGCGCAATACCTCACCCGCCACAGTCCCCTCGCCGACCATGTTCTCGTGGACGAGGGCCAAGACCTCACGCCGGCCCACTGGAGGCTCATTCGGTCGCTGGTCCCCGAGGGACCAAACGACATTTTCATCGCCGAGGACTCACACCAGCGCATCTACGGTCACCGGTTGGTCCTATCTCGGTACGGCATCATGACGAGGGGCCGTTCGCGGCGGCTCACCCTCAACTACCGCACCACTGCGCAGATCCTCAGGTGGTCGACCCACGTGCTAGAGGGCGGATTTTACGTCGACCTCGACGGCGATGACGATGACAAGCTGTCGGGGTACCGGTCGGCCCGTCGCGGCCCCGACGTCATCGCCCACCCGTGCACGACGATCACCGAAGAGTTCGACTACTTGGCCAAGGTTGTCGGGCAATGGGCGAAGGACCGTCAGTCCGAGACCACGGCGGTGCTCGTGAGGGACAGGTCGCAGCGCGAGCGAGTAGTGGATGCGCTCCACGAGCGAGGAGTACAAACCCGAGCCGTCGGTCATGGCTCGATACCGCCCGGGGCGCCAGTGGTTATGACCATGCACCGCGCCAAGGGCATCGAGTTCAGCAAAGTGTTCCTCTTCGGGGTCTCCTCGCGGTCTATCCCCATGGGCATCAAAGATTACGACTTCGATAAAGACGAAGGGGATCAGGCCCTGCTCCGGGAGCGATCGCTGCTGTACGTGGCGGCATCGCGGGCCCGCGATGAGCTTGTCGTAAGTTGGACCGACCAGCCCAGCCCATTGTTGAGCGCTTCTGTATCGTCCGTGGCAGCCAGCACATCTTGA
- a CDS encoding HIRAN domain-containing protein produces MSKRVNAMRDFIVSHPWWCVLIVAAMFWIPRAGIWMTVGSWLAIIAVCAKHRSLPAAKVSARVVSSGSSMELNVGDRVTRYDVFGMCYYEVPKSVVGSTVLCVEREPQNSYDKNALKVSVDGSHIGYVSVWAAADIAPEWDSLGVTSMDVHGCVISALDAYVEIPTNDALRGALTRPRTSKTMPSIRPLAHPRLLSSAPSTKRMQMPVKPWGPCVRNYKLVATKKFKAGITRVCVSCGEDGKREKVRLDDLDAQVRLTPNHKLAVFIDDVQVGMVPDEARESYRHVVEELHSSHQCLLVPASIWMTRQNGFKAGVSVKFPLPDEVKVPVGMPSGPVAILPQGRKVQVTGEENHTEALLGLLAGEHSVPVVAELESFIKKLKTTERTVVGVKVGGVMVGLLSTQMSQHFLPVVEACEETGITLVCSGRITGNQLKVDMVLEAVKGSELPPEWINDNVYRYAKRLAGQAGAPESSLHQGESSYDDRVAE; encoded by the coding sequence ATGAGCAAACGCGTGAACGCAATGAGGGATTTCATTGTTTCCCACCCGTGGTGGTGTGTGCTCATCGTCGCGGCTATGTTCTGGATCCCACGTGCGGGAATATGGATGACCGTAGGATCTTGGCTGGCGATTATCGCTGTCTGCGCTAAGCACAGGTCGCTACCTGCCGCGAAGGTTAGTGCAAGAGTAGTGTCTTCGGGGTCCTCAATGGAGCTTAACGTTGGGGATAGGGTCACCCGTTACGACGTTTTTGGAATGTGCTATTACGAGGTTCCGAAATCCGTTGTTGGGTCTACGGTGCTATGCGTTGAACGCGAGCCACAGAATAGCTACGATAAGAACGCACTCAAAGTTAGCGTGGATGGAAGCCATATCGGTTATGTGTCTGTATGGGCTGCTGCCGATATTGCCCCAGAGTGGGACTCTCTAGGCGTGACATCGATGGATGTTCACGGATGTGTTATCAGTGCTCTTGATGCATACGTTGAGATCCCGACTAATGACGCCCTCCGCGGGGCACTTACTCGACCACGTACGAGTAAGACCATGCCTTCGATACGCCCGTTAGCTCACCCGCGGCTCTTGTCGTCAGCGCCCTCTACCAAGCGTATGCAGATGCCAGTTAAACCGTGGGGGCCTTGCGTGCGTAACTACAAACTTGTCGCGACTAAGAAGTTCAAGGCTGGTATCACTCGGGTCTGTGTCTCTTGCGGCGAGGATGGTAAACGCGAAAAGGTGCGGCTTGATGACCTCGATGCGCAGGTGAGGCTTACCCCCAACCACAAACTAGCCGTCTTCATTGATGATGTGCAGGTCGGAATGGTTCCGGATGAGGCGAGAGAATCATACCGTCATGTGGTCGAGGAGCTTCACTCGTCGCATCAATGTTTGTTGGTTCCGGCCTCGATTTGGATGACCCGCCAGAACGGGTTTAAAGCCGGTGTGAGTGTTAAGTTTCCGCTGCCCGATGAGGTGAAGGTTCCTGTCGGAATGCCCAGTGGACCGGTAGCCATCCTGCCCCAGGGCCGTAAGGTGCAAGTCACGGGTGAGGAGAACCACACTGAGGCTTTGTTGGGTCTGCTTGCCGGCGAGCACTCTGTACCAGTGGTAGCTGAGCTGGAGTCGTTTATCAAGAAGCTCAAGACGACAGAGAGGACGGTCGTAGGCGTCAAGGTAGGCGGCGTGATGGTGGGCCTGTTGTCGACCCAAATGAGTCAGCACTTTCTTCCCGTCGTCGAAGCGTGCGAGGAAACGGGAATTACGTTGGTGTGCTCCGGCAGAATCACCGGTAATCAGCTCAAGGTCGACATGGTGCTTGAGGCGGTTAAGGGCAGCGAATTACCGCCGGAATGGATCAATGACAACGTGTATAGGTACGCCAAGAGGCTTGCCGGTCAAGCAGGAGCCCCAGAATCTTCGCTTCACCAGGGTGAATCTAGCTACGATGATCGGGTCGCAGAGTGA
- a CDS encoding alpha/beta fold hydrolase, with product MGGDDEIGCSDMHGHKMLDSSHDAVTSVRELGRRPFRVAYDDGEGPDYHVKDPVVLLMAGAAASSDFWKPVVDRLQHVDVITYDRPGLGGTIWPGRYPELDEEVASLTDLVGLVQGHWDIGQPRKVILVAHSMAAFHAEAFARMHPEVVAGVVFVDPSVEWPTHPPRRRSVALPRAVYKVMDSVAGSLGRHAFAVGVMAQTARSGSVVWHQFQEHRLHRVYGSPDAMAMAVAEWIGYDQQAWDLMAVRSQHAWPDVPTVLLSAVYSGQEQELKLHERLAPMLNARLVVVENSHHLMMLDRPEAIADAICSLVR from the coding sequence ATGGGTGGCGATGACGAGATCGGCTGTTCTGACATGCACGGCCACAAAATGCTTGATTCGTCTCACGACGCCGTGACGTCGGTTCGCGAGTTAGGCAGACGGCCGTTCCGTGTCGCATACGACGATGGGGAAGGGCCGGACTACCACGTCAAGGATCCCGTCGTACTGCTCATGGCAGGAGCTGCGGCGTCGAGCGACTTCTGGAAACCCGTCGTGGATCGCCTCCAGCACGTCGACGTCATCACCTACGACCGTCCAGGTCTCGGTGGGACTATCTGGCCGGGGCGCTATCCCGAGCTGGATGAAGAAGTCGCGAGCCTGACCGACCTCGTTGGTCTGGTTCAGGGGCATTGGGACATTGGGCAGCCACGGAAGGTTATTCTTGTTGCCCATTCCATGGCGGCCTTCCATGCCGAGGCGTTTGCTCGGATGCATCCCGAGGTTGTGGCAGGGGTCGTCTTCGTTGATCCCTCTGTAGAGTGGCCAACTCATCCACCGCGTCGTCGCAGCGTGGCGTTGCCGCGTGCGGTTTATAAGGTTATGGACTCGGTGGCTGGCTCGTTAGGTCGTCACGCTTTCGCCGTCGGCGTCATGGCGCAAACGGCGAGGTCAGGTTCGGTGGTGTGGCATCAATTCCAGGAGCACCGGCTCCACCGGGTTTATGGCAGCCCCGACGCTATGGCGATGGCAGTAGCCGAATGGATTGGGTACGACCAGCAAGCGTGGGACCTCATGGCTGTACGTTCACAGCATGCCTGGCCTGACGTGCCGACGGTGTTGCTGTCGGCGGTGTACTCAGGCCAGGAGCAAGAGCTGAAACTTCATGAACGCCTGGCTCCGATGCTCAACGCAAGATTGGTCGTGGTGGAAAACTCCCACCACCTCATGATGCTGGATAGGCCGGAGGCTATCGCTGATGCCATCTGCTCACTGGTGAGGTGA